One window from the genome of Thermaerobacter marianensis DSM 12885 encodes:
- a CDS encoding acyl-CoA dehydrogenase, which translates to MGTPPFLLDPPYEEIRAAVREFAQRELAPRAAAYDESGEFPWENVRKLAEHGYLGMMIPEAYGGGGMDTLAHAICLEEVARACAATAVVMDVHNSLVGELINRWASEDMKARWLPVLARGDRLGAFCLTEPDAGSDAAALKTTAVRDGDHYVLNGRKTFISNGGVAEIYVVFAVTDPAAGSRGISAFLVEKGTPGLSFGKPFKKMGIRASSTTDVILEQVRVPASHLIGREGQGYKIALATLDNGRVGIGAQAVGIAQAALDRAVAYASQRRQFGRPIGSFQGIQFKLADMATQIEAARLLVYRAAVLYDESVRTGRRASKEIAMAKLFASEVAMQVTTEAVQIHGGYGYLQDFEVERLMRDAKITQIYEGTSEVQRMVIARALLAEAGQAVEAAV; encoded by the coding sequence ATGGGCACGCCTCCTTTTCTTTTGGACCCGCCCTACGAAGAGATCCGGGCGGCGGTGCGGGAGTTCGCCCAGCGCGAGCTGGCGCCGCGGGCGGCCGCCTACGACGAATCGGGCGAGTTTCCCTGGGAGAACGTGCGCAAGCTGGCCGAGCACGGCTACCTGGGCATGATGATCCCGGAAGCCTACGGGGGCGGGGGGATGGACACCCTGGCCCACGCCATCTGCCTGGAAGAGGTGGCGCGGGCCTGTGCCGCGACGGCCGTGGTCATGGACGTCCACAACAGCCTGGTGGGCGAGCTGATCAACCGCTGGGCCAGCGAGGACATGAAGGCCCGCTGGCTGCCGGTGCTGGCCCGGGGTGACCGCCTGGGCGCGTTCTGCCTCACGGAGCCCGACGCCGGCTCCGATGCCGCCGCCCTCAAGACCACCGCCGTCCGCGACGGCGACCACTACGTCCTGAACGGCCGCAAGACCTTCATCTCCAACGGCGGGGTGGCGGAGATCTACGTGGTCTTCGCGGTGACGGATCCCGCCGCGGGCTCCCGGGGCATCAGCGCCTTCCTGGTGGAGAAGGGCACGCCGGGCCTGTCCTTCGGCAAGCCCTTCAAGAAGATGGGCATCCGCGCGTCGTCCACCACCGACGTGATCCTGGAGCAGGTGCGGGTGCCTGCCAGCCACCTGATCGGCCGAGAGGGCCAGGGCTACAAGATCGCCCTGGCGACCCTGGACAACGGCCGGGTGGGGATCGGCGCCCAGGCGGTGGGCATCGCCCAGGCGGCCCTGGACCGGGCGGTGGCCTACGCCAGCCAGCGCCGCCAGTTCGGCCGGCCCATCGGCAGCTTCCAGGGGATCCAGTTCAAGCTGGCCGACATGGCGACCCAGATCGAGGCCGCCCGGCTGCTGGTCTACCGGGCTGCCGTGCTGTACGACGAGAGCGTGCGCACCGGCCGCCGCGCCAGCAAGGAGATCGCCATGGCCAAGCTGTTCGCCTCGGAGGTGGCCATGCAGGTGACCACCGAGGCGGTCCAGATCCACGGCGGGTACGGCTACCTGCAGGACTTCGAGGTGGAGCGGCTGATGCGGGACGCCAAGATCACCCAGATCTACGAGGGCACTTCGGAGGTCCAGCGCATGGTGATCGCCCGGGCCCTGCTGGCCGAGGCGGGCCAGGCGGTGGAAGCGGCGGTATGA
- the meaB gene encoding methylmalonyl Co-A mutase-associated GTPase MeaB, which translates to MTRPSTPEDLARGVLAGDRSALARAITWVENGRPGAADLLRRVYSRTGRAHVVGLTGAPGVGKSTLAAALARHLRASGQRVGLIAVDPSSPFTGGALLGDRIRFSHGPVDDGVFFRSLASRGQVGGLSRATGDVIHLLDAAGMDTVLVETVGAGQSEVEVMRCAHTVVVVLAPGLGDDVQAAKAGILEVGDVLVVNKADQPGASRTVQELRQMLDLGAPRDPGWRPPVLETVASDGTGIDGLAAAIARHRQYLAESPAGAQRRLWQAEEALRQQVVALVWERLVRSPRWEAVAAAVARREISPAEAAVQLLAGLGDEPGPAAGDADPALAGQGAAEGRTRATEGRAAGG; encoded by the coding sequence GTGACCCGCCCGTCCACGCCGGAGGACCTGGCCCGCGGGGTGCTGGCCGGCGACCGGAGCGCCCTGGCCCGGGCCATCACCTGGGTGGAGAATGGCCGGCCCGGGGCGGCCGACCTGCTGCGCCGGGTGTATTCCCGCACGGGCCGGGCCCACGTGGTCGGCCTGACGGGGGCGCCCGGTGTCGGCAAGAGCACCCTGGCCGCCGCCCTGGCCCGCCACCTGCGGGCCTCGGGCCAGCGGGTGGGCCTGATCGCCGTGGATCCTTCCAGCCCCTTCACCGGCGGTGCCCTGCTGGGCGACCGCATCCGCTTCAGCCACGGGCCGGTGGACGACGGGGTCTTCTTCCGCAGCCTGGCCTCCCGTGGCCAGGTGGGCGGCCTGTCCCGGGCGACGGGCGACGTGATCCACCTGCTGGACGCCGCCGGGATGGACACCGTGCTGGTGGAGACGGTGGGGGCGGGCCAGTCCGAGGTGGAGGTCATGCGCTGCGCCCACACGGTGGTGGTGGTCCTGGCGCCCGGCCTGGGGGACGACGTCCAGGCGGCCAAGGCCGGCATCCTGGAGGTGGGCGACGTGCTGGTGGTCAACAAGGCCGACCAGCCGGGGGCGTCCCGGACCGTCCAGGAGCTCCGGCAGATGCTGGACCTCGGGGCACCCCGCGATCCCGGATGGCGGCCGCCCGTGCTGGAGACGGTGGCGTCCGACGGGACCGGCATCGACGGGTTGGCGGCGGCCATCGCCCGCCACCGCCAGTACCTGGCCGAGAGCCCAGCGGGAGCGCAACGCCGGCTTTGGCAGGCCGAAGAGGCCTTGCGCCAGCAGGTGGTGGCCCTGGTCTGGGAGCGCCTGGTCCGGAGCCCCCGCTGGGAGGCGGTGGCAGCCGCCGTGGCCCGGCGGGAAATCAGCCCGGCGGAGGCCGCGGTCCAGCTCCTGGCCGGGCTCGGGGACGAACCCGGCCCGGCGGCCGGCGATGCGGACCCGGCGCTGGCGGGGCAAGGGGCGGCGGAGGGCCGAACCCGGGCCACGGAGGGACGGGCCGCCGGCGGGTGA